DNA from Solanum stenotomum isolate F172 chromosome 3, ASM1918654v1, whole genome shotgun sequence:
GTTCTATTTCTCGATGGGGCGGGGAAGGGACATAACTCAGCGGTAGAGTGTCACCTTGACGTGGTGGAAGTCATCAGTTCGAGCTTGATTTGGGTTGTTAGGATGGAAGTCTACATGGATGCATGTGATCTCTGGGAGGAGTAGAGGAGGCTTATGAAGTTCCTCCTTTACCAGGCAATCCTACTATGGCTCAGATTAAAACTCACAAAGAGAAGAAAACCAGGAAGTCGAAGGCGAAGGCATGTCTCTAGGCTGCAGTATCTCCGACTATTTTTTCCAGAATCATGACTCTTAAATCAGCTAAGGAAATATGGGACTTTCTGAAAAAGGAATATTATGGAGATGAAAGAACTTGAGGCATGAAGGTCTTTAACCTGGTGAGGAAATTTGAAATGCAAAAAATGAAGGGAATCTGAGACAATTAAAGAGTACTGAGATAAACTTATTAGTCTGGCCAATAAACTTGGTGCCGAACTTTCTAATATAAGGATTGTGCAGAAAAATCCTTGTTACTTTACCTGAAAAGTTTGAAGTAACAATTGCTTCACTAGAAAATACAAAAGATTTGTCAAACATTACTTTGGCGGAACTTTTAAACTCCTTGTAAGCTCAGGAACAACGAAGAATGATGAGGAACAAGGCGACTGTTGAAGGAGCTTTGCAAGCAAGGCATCAGTTCAATGCTGGAGGCAAAGGTAGGAAGCAGAAGTTCAAGAAGAGCTATGCTACATCAACAGAAGCTGCTGCAACTTAAAGCAATTCGAGCAACGACAACAAAGATGGAAAATATCCACCATGTCAACAGTGTGGGAAGAGGAATCATCCACACTTCAAATGTTGGAAAAAACCTATGCAGAAAGTGTCATAAACTTGGTCATGCTAAGACTATTTGCAAAGAAAAAGGACCACAACAATTAAATGGAGCTCAAATTGCAGACgaacaagaagaagatcaaTTGTTTGTGGCTACTTGTTTTGCAAGTAGAAGTTCAAGCGAAAGCTGGTTAATTGATAGCGGTGGTACAAATCATATGACTCATGATGAGGAGATTTTTAGATAGTTAGACAGATCTGCAATCTCTAAAGCCAGAATTGGTAATGGAGATTACCTTCCAGCCAAAGGGAAATGCATAATAGCTATTGAAAGCTACTCAGGTACAAAGTTAATCTCAGATGTACTTTCTGTTCCTGAACTTGATCAAAATTTGTTGAGCGTAGGGCAACTTTTGGAGAATGGTTTTAAGCTTACGTTTGAGGACAAGAAATGTGTGATCTTTGATCCAAAGGGCCAACAAATCTGTCAagttaaaatgagaggaaagaGCTTTTCCTTTGATCCAATGGAGGAAAAATTGGCTGCCTATCCGAGCCAAGAGATGACAACAACTTTATGGCACAAGAGACTCGGACATGTCCATCACAGGGCACTCTTGTACATGCTGAAGAAAGATATGGTTCGAGGACTACCACTTATGGAGGATGAACATGCAACTTGCAGCACATGTCAATTGGGAAAGCAAAGTAGAATGCCTTTTGCCAAGGCAACTTGGAGAGCATCAGTGAAGCTTCAATTAGTCCATACTGATTTGTGTGGACCACATAGGACTGCTTCTCTTAATGgaagtaaatattttatagcaTTCATTGATGATATGACACGAATGTGTTGGATTTATTTTCTTAGGTTCAAATCTGAAGTAACTGAAGTGTTCTGGAAATTCAAAGCTTTGGTAGAAAATCAAAGTGGTTGCAGGATTCAAATGCTTAGATCAGTTAATGGTACCGAGTACACATCTGATCGATTTGAAAAGTTTTGTGAAAATGCAGGAATTGAGCATCAACTCACTGTTCCATATACTCCGCAGCAAAATGGTGTCAGTAAAAGGAAGAACAGATCGATAATGGAGATGTCCAGATGCTTGTTATATGAGAAGGGCCTACCAAAAAAGTTATGGGCAGAAGCAGCTAATACTGCTGTTTTTTTGCTAAACAGGTTGCCTACAAAAGCCGTGAAGGAAAAGACACCTTTTGAGGCATGGCACATGTATAAGCCGTCCTTACAAAACTTAATAATCTTTGGTTGCTTTTGTTTCTCTCATATTCCACAGGTTAAGAGGGGCAAGTTAGATAAGAAAGCTGAACCTTGAGTCTTTATTGGTTATAGTACAATCTCCAAAGCTTACAAAATTTCTCAGCCTCATACAGGAAAAATTATGGTAAGCAGAGATGTATTTTTTATGGAGAAAGAGCAATGGGACTGGGAAGAAGTTAACCAGAAGCAGATCACAAGAAATCTTCTAGATTCAGATGAGAACATTGATGATCAACCTGTGAGAGGAACAAGGTCGCTCTCTGACATATACCAGAGATGCAATGTGGCCATTTTAGAGCCTTCTGGATTTGAAGAAGCCGTTTCAGATCCCAAGAGGAAAGCTGCAATGGAGGAGGAGCTTGCAATGATTGAGAAGAGCGAGACCTGGCAGCTTGTGGAAAAAACACAACATAGGAAGATCATTGGTGTGAAGTGGGTTTATCGCACGAAATTGAATGCTGATGGATCTGTTAACAAGCTCAAGGCAAgacttgttgtgaaaggttaCTCACAAATTTTTGGAGTTGATTATTCAGAAACCTTTGCTCTAGTTGCTAGGCTTGATACTATAAGGCTGTTACTAGCTATTTCTGCTGAAAAAGGTTGGAAAATCTTTCAATTAGATGTCAATTCGaattttttaaatggttttctACAGGAGCAAATTTATGTGGAGCAACCTCAAGGTTTTTCTGTAAAGGGACATGACGACAAAGTGTATCTATTGAAGAAAGCCCTTTATGGTTTAAAACAAGCTCCAAGGGCTTGATACAGTCAAATTGATGATCACTTGCAAGGCTTAGGTTTTAGAAAAGCCTAAGCGAATCAACTCTATTAGTTATAAAAAGAGAATCTGATATTGTGATTATATCactttatgttgatgatcttcATGTAACAGGCAACAACCTTGAAATGATAGATGAATTCAAGGTAGAGATGAAGAAAGTGTTTGAAATGACAGACTTGGGAGAAATGTCTTACTTTCTTGGAATGCAGATTTGTCAAATCCACAATGAAGTGCTCATTTGTCAAAAGAAATATGCAAGGGAGATAATGAAGAAGTTTAAATTGGAAGATTGAAAACCTATGAACACTCCAATGAATCAGAAAGAAAAGCTGATTACAGATGATGGTAGTGACAAGGTTGACGAGGTAAGTTATAGAAGTATGGTTGGATGTCTCATGTATCTCACTGCCACGAGACCCAACATTCTGCAAGCAGTAAGTGTCTTGTCTAGATTTCTGAATTGTGCAAGTGAAATGCACATGAAAGCAGCCAAAAGAGTGATAAGGTATGTCAAGGGAACTTTGGACTATGGTGTTAGGTTCGGGAAAAGTCAGAACCTCAAGTTGCAAGGGTATTCAGATAGTGATTGGGCTGGATCAGATGATGACATGAAAAGCACTTCAGGTTATTGTTTTAGCCTTGGTTCGGGATGTTTTTCATGGTGCTCAAAGAAGCAAGGTATCGTGGCACAGTCAACTGCAGAAGCTGAATTTATAGCTGCAACAGCTCTGTTAATCAAGCTCTTTGGCTAAGGAAGATTATGTTAGATCTTGATCTGGAGCAACAAGAAAGCACGGAAGTGTTTGTGGATAATCAGGCAGCCATAGCAATTTCTCATAATCCAGTTTTTCATGGAAAAACAAACATTTTAATATCAAATTGTACTTTCTCAGGGAAGTACAAGAAGGTGGAGAGGTGGAATTGGTTTATTAAAAGTCGGAAGATCAAattgttgatgtattcactaaGCCATTTCATGTTAACAGGTTTGAATTCCTTAGAATGAAGCTTGGACTATGCAATTCTTGAGCCAGGAGGAGTGTTGCAGTTGTCTTCTAGAACTACATGACCAAAATTGAAGCTAAAAGATGACGTAGGGCAGAAGAATGTTGAGGAAGTGCGCACCAGAATAAATTGCTATTTTTTAGCTGTTTTCTGTTTCCTGGTCAGATTAAAACTTTGTTAGCTACTGTTAAGGATTAGTTCCTCAATCTCAGCAAGCAGTAACTTAGTTTTAGCAGATATTTTAGCATTACTTTACATCATCTTAATTAAGCTGCGATGTATTTATTGCGTCTCAAATTAATCAATAAacttcatttttcctttttcttcttcaatcagCTCTTATTCTCCTCTGTTAAACACTAACAGTCTGCATAGAATTCCAGGTGTCTTCATCTTTAATCTAGAATCAACACACTCATTGGCCACAGTGTTGGATCCACTATTTGCCTCCCCTTTATGGAAGTCACCTGATTTCTATCAACTGGCTTGGAGATCACTGTTTTTAATCTCTCAGTCAACACTTTAgagataaaaaatttaaactgaTCCAATTaggctacaacaacaacaacaacaacatacccagtgaaatcccactaggtggggtctggggagggtagagtgtacgcagaccttgccactacctcgtggaggtagagaggctgtttccgaaagaccctcagctcaagtacatcaaatccAAGTTAAAGGCGAGGAAAACAGTGTATAAAACATACCATCCAATAAGGAAGATAGTAAATAATCAACAGAAGAGACGGTAGCCTCAATGATCCAATTAGGCTAATAGGTCTAAAATCTCTCAACTCTCTGTCCCCAGTCTTCTAAGGTATAATAGTTGTGTATGATGCATTAAACCTCTTCTCAAAATATTTCTGTGTGAAAACTCCTCAAAGTTTACATAACATCTTCTTTTACAACGTCCTAACAAGAATGAAAGAATCACATAGTGTATCCATCCGTCCCAGGTGCCTTATCTGGAGCCAATGTTTAACCCCTGCCCAAAGCATTAAAAACACTTCTTTTGCAATAAAGTCAAAATATTCTACCATTTCTCTAGATCTACTTTGAAACTTCTCTTCTCTGTGGAGAACTGGTGACATTGAAGTCTCCACAAACAACCCAAGGACCCTCCATAAGACCTCTAACAGCACTGATTCCCCCATGTTTTGTCCTTGTAGCACAGAGGCTGGTAATTTTTCCAGGGGGAGTTCACGTGATGTGTACAAGCAAGATTGAAGTGACCTATTCTGATGAATGGGTCACCAGGAAAGGAGTTCAGCAAACCTATAAAGTAGGAGATAGAAAAAACTTGGGAACTGTGCCTGGGAGCATTTTCCAACAGCTTTTTCTTTGCCAGTAATAATTTACTTTGGACTACTCTGAGCCAAAGGAATTGAAAAACTACAAAGTTAAATATTACTGCCTCCGTCCCTGACATACTTCCATTTTTAGCTTGTcccaaaaaagaatgacacccttcttttctttttataattgtGGTGTCCAGGCCATCTTGTgcgcacctcaactaattcgaTGGGGTTACCTACTATCTCCCGCCAGCACAGGTACCGAATAATTTTGTCCACTAAGACTTGGACATataggaagaaatcacctatgttTTGCCTCCACTGAAATACCCTTCTCTTTTCAGAAACCATCTAATCTTAGTATCTTCATTTTACCCTTCATGACATGACTTATTTGGAAACCACTCGATATAAAATTTCATCTTTTGTAGGAacagagaaaatgaaaaaacatgCAGAACTTTCACCAACACTCGTTCAAAAGGATAATtttgatctttgcatacatTTGGCTTACACGTCGaaagtcttctttaatttcttaaagtttGTGTCTAGTCAAACACTTTCACATAAAATGGGAAGgaagaaatattatttagtgCCGCTTTGTTCAAGATAAAGCGTATGTACGATAAAGTGCACACCTACTGCATTAGTGCCTGCATTGAAGCGTTGTCTTAGTGAAGTGAAGTGCCCAACTTATGTCGCATCAAGTTTTAGCAGGCAAAGAATATAACAACCGAGGTACAGGGCATCTGAAACATGATAATAATACCACTGATGAAGACAATTGCTCCTAACAATACCTGACTGGTTCAGCCACCCTATAGAATGCACTAATGCCTCCCCCCAACACTGGTTTTAACCAAGGTTTATCACCATCAGCATTTAGTAAATTGTGATTtgcaaaaaaattctttaaccaataagaaaagaaaatcttGCAAATATTTTTCCAATCATAATTTATTGAATATTTGCAAGCTAACCAACCCTAGGAAGCAAAAAGCAAGTagttgtactctaaagtattttTTGTCTGCACTGTTTGTCTCCCATTATTTTATCTTCTACAGCAATCAAATCAAAGGGAATTGCAAATAGGCTATTGAAAACACAGTTGGTTTGGAAACTAGGCTTCTTCACAGTATAAAGTTCAAGAAGTTGTACaaaaatgaagttattttttaactttttttttattaagatgCTTCACAATCAGACGATGGAGTCCTATGAAAGAAATGGTCACCTCTAGTACCCAAAGATACTTTATCTGTGTTTACATGCTGATACTCACCTGTTATTTGATTTCAGAACAAGGTTTACAGTAAAATAGATACAGTACAAAATCTCAAGGATCAGAAACAGCTAGCAAAGGAAGTTAATAGTTTGAAGTTTTAATAAAAACATCACCAACATGAACTCCAACTGCTAAGAAAAAGGCTCAACCTGAAGTACTCACCAGTAAAATCATTTCGGAAGATAATGTTGCTGGCTGAAGTATGTCAAGAGTTTCTGGAGTGGCCGCTCCAGATATAATCGTGCAAGCCAATCTCTTGACCAGAAGCGGATACTTTAGGCCTTGAGTTCTTCAGAGCAAGAACAAGCAAAATGAGAATATGTAACTCACAAAGATAAGTGAAATAAATACTCCTTGATCTATGTGTCATTAGATcacatatatattttctaaagcAACTCCAATAGTTATGCACAGCTTAATCGCTAATAGTACCATGAAACACAGGATGATTTTCCCCTAAACTCATATTGTAAAGAAATGTAtattgggcctaactcaacccaaaagctagctcactAGGGAGGATTGCCCAAAACCATATGAGGAGATCATGTACACTTTTTTCTAACCAATGTGAGACTCCAACACCCCTGCATGCCCCGGACTGGACATCTGGATCATGGACAATATAAGACGGGGAGGAGCCCAACATCGGAAACATACAATGGGATGCGTCTGGCTATGATACCATGTAAAAAAATGGATCTTGGGCCTAGGTCAAGGGGTGATGGTTGTCCAAGTCATATTAAAGAAACCACGCATCTCTTAGAGGGACGATGTAGGACTCTTCACACACACCCTAACGCCCAAGGTGGACATCTGGTGCGTGGGTAATTTAATATGGGGGTTCAACATCGGAAATGAGAATTGGGATGACTTCTGCACTGATACCAAGTAAAGAAATGgatcttaggcctaactcaaaGAATTGTCCGAGACTATATAAGGTGACCATGTACCCTTCCCACAAACTATATGGACCTCCAACACCTATCCTATCCTCATATACAAAACCATGATCTATGGTTTGTCGGCAGAAGAATAAGATGGAATGAAAGTTAAATATCATATGTTCATATTTCCTTCTATTACATGTGGAAAGAGTATCTGTTGAGTTTGAGAAGATAGCATCGAAGGCAATTGTTCCAAAACAAATAATGTTGCACTGCCctattaaaaaatgatttttttatgacaagggaaacccgcagccacTACCCTTTCGGTGCACAATTCAGCACTGCAAAAGCTGAAAAGAgtgaataaataaattgtacattatctttattattttgcCACagacatgagattgagtattaGACATCAAtatggtttaggttttataGTACAAAATGGGCAATGACTTCAAATGGGGAAAATAGGAGAATAAAATTGTGACACCCTCATATTTTCTTCTAAGAtcctttttctctattttttaatatatcatcaatCTTCCAACTATAGAAGTAAGTTCCACATTTCTGCTTATTAGTTTCCAACAAAATTAAGCTCGAGCTTATTTGGTAACagaaactaaacaacaaaacGTAATAAAGAATCTACTTATGCAGACAACCTTTATACTAGAATTTTTCTGCTAGTCAGAAAAGCAGAATGATTGGAATACCCAAATCAGACCTGTCAAAAGAAATTCACATTCTAGCCTATAGGAAACCTGAGAACTTAACATGCTCCATGTGTGGACCACTTATAAGCTAGAGGATGGCGAAGTTTATTCATTCAAGCAATAAGTATATCTTTCTCAAAAACGCCCTTAAAAAGTATATCTTTCTCAAAAGGTTACtcttgaagtttttttttttttttgaaactggtaacatatgtgtgtgtgtctatatatatatatatatatatatctgcaCCATAACAGTGCTATCTATTACAAACCCAACCATGCTTAGGACTACTGCTTCACAAGGAACCTATCATATCAACTAGTGATTCAGTCTCCTCTACATAGttttctttacaccaaaaatgaaacaaaagaatACAATTCATCTTGACTTTCTACACAGAAATGCTTTTGCCTTCAAAAATTCGGTAGTTCCTCTCATTCCAAATTGTCCACCATATACAAACAAGGACAAGTTTCCACCTCTCCTTTTGTCTCACTACACCATCATTATAGTTCCAGCACTTCAATAAATCACAACTTGTTGCTGGCATAGAACATCCTAGTCCTACCATGTTCAAACAAAGTTGCCACAATTGTCCCGTTATAGGACAGTGTAGAAACAGATGGCTATTGTTTTCTCTGGGTGCACCGCACATACGACATCTAGAGCATAGATGAAATCCCCCTTCTTCTTAAGTTTTGGAGTTATTCCGAAAATGTAAGTATTCAAAAAAGCAAACAATTCTAAAAATGTAAATGTAAGTTATCTCACATCATTTATCCCCTAACAAATGGTACATGGGACCATTCCCATAGTATCCCGAAGTTTAACTCAaacaaaatttatcaaaatttttaaaatatatttgtttaactTAATGAAATCAAATATTTGTGTTGATAGATGTATAAATGCttcaattattttctttgttggCACATATTAACATAGCGAAAGATGCCCTTTATTATCTTATTCAGACTTGAAATTAGTGTTCTTAACCTATACAAAACTGTATTTCTCATGTATAAAGGTGGTATGCATCGAAGTGAACCATGTAATAAAGACCATATACAATATAGGCAAGAACGCATTGTATCAAACAAGTAATATTTGATGGAAGATGGAGGGAAAGTAGAAACTGTTCATACCGGCAGTATTCATGAAAGTGTGACCAATCAGCTTGCTTCTCCGTGTCGTAAAAAATCTAAAACAGTAAGATGACATGAGTTAGAAGTGAGATATACTAATACAGCAAGCTTGTTATAAGGTCCAATAATGATGGTAAGCACGAAATTTCAgtcttttaataaaatttcgaATGATCTAACAGGAACCCTATTGGCATTTCACTTAATATGTTCAAAATCACACAGAATTCACAATAATTTGTCCAGTTTGAAACAGGTTTTATTTCTTATCCTTGCCAGAACTACAtatcagaaaaagaaaaaaaacaaagggggggggggggggggggggNGGGGGGGGTTTCATATATATACCTTGGATTGTTGTCTACATTCGTCACTACAAAAGGGAACATTTGATGCTACATTTTTGAGGCAGAAATAACAGACGCTATCAATTGAAGAAAGAGAAGGGTGAGAGAGGATGGGTTTGTCAGTATGGATGAGTTCGCCAGCACCGATTCTCCGAGTGGCAAACACACCTCGACCGGCTGACTCTGTAAACCCAACTTCGATGGGAGGCGCTGATGTGAGCCCTCTTGGTTTTGACTCGTTGGTGTACCCATTACTCCGAGAGTAAATGGAGAGTAAAGCTTTTCTCCGACGGAGAAGTGATGACATTTCCGTTTACCTGCTTTCTCATATTTTCCATTTCCATTACTCCCAAGTTATTAATGGACACTAGAGATAAGTGGttaaaacacacctaaactataccttttttttgagtttcatacccaAACTATTGAAAGTgtgagaaacacacctaaactatttcactttagtttgaaaaacacacctcaaataaaatatgatagtgTGTGTATTACACTctctcaatttattttttttaaatgccaCATAGATTGCCACATGGAAACAAATTCCACCATGTCAAAAGATTAAAGTTTAACCTTCAACGTGTAGAAGCATCTTTCTCTGTTTCTCAGCAAATTAAAGCATTACTTGGTTTCTGTGTTTCTATACTATACAAACTAGAGCCGATCAATTTTTTACTTCGAGCTACTAAAAATGCTTTGGTGACTTCTGTCCTTAGTTGCTCATGGTTGTTTAAATAATCGTAATCAGAAAATGATTGATGAAGTAGTCTGTAAAAAGCGACAATTCAATAGAAAGAAAATATGCTCTATTTGGTGGCATAATGATACCACAAATATAGTCTAActagttattaaaaaaaaaaaaaaaaatagaatctgATGTCATGGACAATTACTCACCCCTCAAATTATTAAAGCTATCAAAGGGAGTCGTGGATTCCTTGTATGGCATCattgatatacaaatatcaGTCCCTTTTGAGCGAGCTTTAGCAACTAGTGTAACATATAATTtaaggtgtgtttctcaaatttATGAATGATAGTTTAGGCGTGTTTCTCACTCTCCTAATAGTTTAGGTGGGAAAGTAGTCAAACAATtttatagtttaggtgtgttttgatattttattccacaaaaaaagaagaagccatGTGGACGAAAATCAAGGCCACACGCGCGCAAAAGAGTGTGTACACACACATTTGGTCCAGTCAGCACAGAGGTGTGTTTTTCAAACTAAAGTgtaatagtttaggtgtgtttctcacACTTTCAATAGTTTgggtatgaaactaaaaaaaaaggtattgtTTAGGTGTGTTTTAACCACTTATCTCATGGACACTACTACAAAATCAAACCCCAAAACTTTCACTTTCCTCgggaaataagtaattaatggtTTTATTGACGTGGGATTCGACCCCCAACCTAATGGGTTCTATATTTGACGATTATTGAGTCGTACTTCTTTATTGGAGGTGTAATTTTGACGTATTAAATTTGATGTTATTGTCGAAAAACGTTTGTCAATTAAGTCAAGTGTGTATTATTTCACTTTTAatcttatttcttaattttactttttgtttgttgtttttgttccCAAAGGGTACAAGTTAATGTATGTTAAATACCCACAGTAAGGGTGAACGGTTAATTCCTTATGGCCCAAAGCTTGAGaaatttatttgaaagaaaatgaatgaTCAAGAGCGCAAAGCACAACGACTGAGACAAATTGTTGAGGCTCGAGCTAGGGGTAATAGTAACAATGGTAACAACAATAATGTTGGAAATGAACTTGGTGACGATGAAGATGGTTGGGTTGCAGTGAATCGTCGTCCAGTTCCGAGAGCTAAAGGGAAACATAGACAGGTTGACCCCATTGATTTTGATCTTGATGAGGATGAAACTGATATGGATGAAGTTGGAGCCACTGGGCTATTGTTCTCCCACCCTTAGCACAAGGAGTAAAATTTACCACTATAGGCGGGGCGGATTCTTGCCTTTGTAAAATAAGGCTTATGCCTTAGCCCCGAATTTCGGGGTCccaaatttttatcaaaaataaattatgtgttaaattttttattgaaaaaaattattatttaagataaaaagtatattttaaaaaatatattattttactcaGTTTAACATATGTTGtcctttgttaaaaataagaattaatagtgAAGAGTGTTGAACAAAGAGAAttacaaattcattttttatttcgttTTGAAGCATTACAACAAACATATAGAAATGGGGTAAATCAAGTTATCATATTCTTGAATCAGattctatggttctaactcttatctttgtttaatatttgtcaacttTACTTATAGAATTAtattaacaattcatataataattacCTCATTGAAAGGATGTTTTTCAATAttgagttgataaaatcttacctaaaatcAATAACTGAAAAAACAGCattaaatactaataattttcatctaaatagtgtaagataaataaattttgaataaatacgtatacgaagtttgtttatattttaggcctcaaattaaaatttcgctttaggcctccaattacgttgagccgcccctaATTATAGGTATCATGATTCAACTGCTGAACTTGAAATGATTGTTTAGAAGAGTAGTTGGCAATGATCCAAATCTTCACATAATGAACTTCATTagtatttatatgttttctgaGATCCATGGAGTTAGTCAAACGGTTATTCGTTTGAGATTGTGCATGTTGTCTATATCTGACGAGGCATTAATATAAGTGAATGAGTTGTCACACGACTCAATCACCATctgaaaagtgttgaaagagGGTTTTTGTAATACCGGGGAAACTAGTGAACTAACCTAGAGAGTTCTAGAGCCTTGTGTTAGAATTTTAGAGTTTGGTATGAgggttaaaaatcataaaaataattttcgtACTTAGAATAAAGGTTTTAGGGTTAGGGCATCAAGGTAcaaccccccaaggaccacccaaggggtccttgaggaggaccccaaacaGCCCAAAAGTTGTCCAAAATAGCAGCCTCCCACGAAGGGCATCCACGAATTGTGGATGGACCCACACCCCATGGgttggggtcgtgggtcaaggctgAAGCT
Protein-coding regions in this window:
- the LOC125859507 gene encoding histone-lysine N-methyltransferase ATXR4 isoform X2, which translates into the protein MSSLLRRRKALLSIYSRSNGYTNESKPRGLTSAPPIEVGFTESAGRGVFATRRIGAGELIHTDKPILSHPSLSSIDSVCYFCLKNVASNVPFCSDECRQQSKIFYDTEKQADWSHFHEYCRTQGLKYPLLVKRLACTIISGAATPETLDILQPATLSSEMILLMEKEYQLLRSTFEDAGFTDEQIAFLSKKWYIDVLARIRINSFRIELALGSYEDILLSAAASVEAEAAVGNAIYMLPSFYNHDCGEELRICYIDASMDCDARRAILSEGFGFDCKCARCMSND
- the LOC125859507 gene encoding histone-lysine N-methyltransferase ATXR4 isoform X1; its protein translation is MSSLLRRRKALLSIYSRSNGYTNESKPRGLTSAPPIEVGFTESAGRGVFATRRIGAGELIHTDKPILSHPSLSSIDSVCYFCLKNVASNVPFCSDECRQQSKIFYDTEKQADWSHFHEYCRTQGLKYPLLVKRLACTIISGAATPETLDILQPATLSSEMILLMEKEYQLLRSTFEDAGFTDEQIAFLSKKWYIDVLARIRINSFRIELALGSYEDILLSAAASVEAEAAVGNAIYMLPSFYNHDCDPNAHILWIESVNAKLKALRDIEAGEELRICYIDASMDCDARRAILSEGFGFDCKCARCMSND